One segment of Aquimarina sp. BL5 DNA contains the following:
- a CDS encoding VOC family protein: MKLGAFSISLNVKDINVSKEFYENLGFKVFAGDIENNYLIMKNENNLVGLFQGMFENNIMTFNPGWDTSANKLESFDDVREIQKDLKKKGVKLEQEADEDSSGPGSIVLMDPDGNTILLDQHV; encoded by the coding sequence ATGAAATTAGGAGCTTTTTCGATAAGTCTAAATGTAAAAGACATTAACGTATCGAAAGAATTTTATGAAAACCTTGGTTTTAAAGTGTTTGCTGGAGATATCGAAAATAATTATTTGATAATGAAAAATGAAAACAATCTAGTTGGTCTCTTTCAAGGAATGTTTGAAAACAATATTATGACCTTTAACCCTGGATGGGATACCTCTGCTAATAAACTTGAAAGTTTTGATGATGTAAGAGAAATTCAAAAAGATTTAAAAAAGAAAGGCGTAAAGTTAGAACAAGAGGCAGATGAAGATTCGAGCGGTCCAGGAAGTATTGTATTAATGGATCCTGATGGCAATACAATTTTGTTAGATCAGCATGTCTAA
- a CDS encoding class I SAM-dependent methyltransferase translates to MKNKGNIVERTKKPWPTKDAMEQIYEKNLWGSNSSLFYSGSGSHDPEIVKPYIDVLISFLGSFKGLLTVCDLGCGDFNIGKELVAHTKRYIAVDIVSELIKHNKEKFKEENLEFHCLDISADALPSGDCVLLRQVLQHLSNVEIHRILSKLTNFKYVILTEHIPEGYFEPNIDIISGQGIRLKKQSGLDVLAPPFNFKVKEEKQLSSIILNNHNGIIVTTLYRMF, encoded by the coding sequence ATGAAAAATAAAGGCAATATAGTAGAAAGAACAAAAAAGCCTTGGCCGACAAAAGATGCAATGGAACAGATTTATGAAAAGAATCTTTGGGGTAGTAATAGTTCTCTTTTCTATTCAGGTTCTGGGTCACATGATCCTGAAATAGTAAAACCCTATATAGATGTTTTAATTTCTTTTTTAGGATCGTTTAAAGGTCTACTTACTGTATGTGATTTAGGTTGTGGGGATTTTAATATAGGAAAAGAATTGGTAGCACATACTAAAAGGTATATTGCTGTTGATATTGTATCTGAACTTATAAAGCATAACAAAGAAAAATTTAAAGAAGAAAATTTAGAATTTCATTGTTTGGATATTTCTGCAGATGCTTTGCCTTCTGGTGATTGTGTGTTATTGCGACAAGTATTACAGCACCTATCCAATGTAGAAATACATCGCATATTGAGTAAGTTAACCAATTTTAAATATGTGATTTTGACCGAGCACATACCTGAAGGATACTTTGAACCAAATATAGATATCATTTCTGGACAAGGAATTAGACTAAAAAAACAAAGTGGTTTAGATGTATTAGCTCCACCATTTAATTTTAAGGTAAAAGAAGAAAAACAATTATCATCAATTATTTTAAATAATCATAATGGAATTATAGTAACTACCTTATACAGAATGTTCTAA